In Humulus lupulus chromosome 7, drHumLupu1.1, whole genome shotgun sequence, the following are encoded in one genomic region:
- the LOC133792451 gene encoding uncharacterized protein LOC133792451: MCLDVVGCLCAVGDVEIVGDGWKKRNIRVSTNYSVTSKITLWGNLGETFNPDLYNKDDGPFIVIVTSTTIKKFRSEVSFSTTSASKIYINLQIDYVTSLIKRFSTISNGVKTIASSNMNKTTLEEDMFVNMMTIEELLQADWSGELKEYIITLRGKIIEIDNSFGWYKIHIKVMDKTANTTLVLFNVVAEKLLDTSTHKLFNELSSNNNDVPAEIQSLCGKDFVYKLRLNDYNLKEGLENFTVSKVFMPDEKLEQQHQLKKGKNKDPHNANDLEDSDGDYHKKKKRRNQMVDGHDEVSDDENNQ, translated from the exons atgtGTTTAGATGTTGTCGGATGTTTATGTGCTGTGGGTGATGTTGAGATTGTTGGAGATGGTTGGAAAAAAAGAAATATTAGAGTTTCAACAAATTA TTCGGTCACATCAAAGATTACTTTGTGGGGAAACTTGGGGGAGACGTTCAATCCAGATTTGTACAATAAAGATGATGGTCCATTTATTGTGATAGTAACTTCTACAACCATTAAAAAATTTCGaa GTGAAGTTAGCTTCTCTACCACAAGTGCAAGTAAAATTTacataaatcttcaaatagaTTATGTAACATCATTAATCAAAAGATTTTCCACCATCTCTAATGGTGTGAAAACTATTGCAAGTTCTAATATGAATAAGACTACTCTTGAGGAAGATATGTTCGTGAACATGATGACCATTGAAGAACTATTACAAGCTGATTGGAGTGGTGAATTGAAG GAATATATTATTACTCTGAGAGGCAAAATTATAGAAatagacaactcatttggatg gtacaaaatacatataaaagtCATGGACAAGACTGCAAACACTACTTTGGTTTTATTTAATGTTGTGGCTGAAAAGTTACTAGATACATCAACGCACAAATTGTTTAACGAATTGTCTTCAAATAATAATGATGTTCCTGCAGAGATTCAAAGCCTTTGTGGGAAAGATTTTGTTTACAAGTTGAGGTTGAATGACTATAATTTAAAAGAGGGACTTGAGAATTTTACTGTATCAAAGGTTTTCATGCCAGATGAGAAATTGGAACAACAACATCAATTGAAGAAAGGAAAAAATAAG gATCCTCATAATGCCAATGATTTAGAAGATTCTGATGGAGATTATCacaagaaaaaaaagagaagaaaccaAATGGTTGATGGTCATGATGAAGTTAGTGATGATGAAAATAatcaataa